A single genomic interval of Musa acuminata AAA Group cultivar baxijiao chromosome BXJ3-4, Cavendish_Baxijiao_AAA, whole genome shotgun sequence harbors:
- the LOC135635106 gene encoding ras-related protein Rab11B-like: MTYRADDDYDYLFKVVLVGDSGVGKSNLLSRFTRNEFSNESKATIGVEFATRSIRIDGKVVKAQIWDTAGQERYRAITSAYYRGAVGALVVYDITRNVTFENVERWLKELRDHTDTSIVIMLVGNKADVRHLRAATTEDATAFAEKENTFFMETSALESTNVEAAFNEVLTQIYQVVSRKALEAGNDSTSLPKGQTINMGKDDVSAIKKVSCCST, encoded by the exons ATGACGTATAGGGCAGACGACGACTACGATTACCTCTTCAAGGTGGTGCTCGTCGGCGACTCCGGCGTCGGGAAGTCGAACCTCCTCTCGCGGTTCACGCGGAACGAGTTCAGCAACGAGTCCAAGGCCACCATCGGCGTCGAGTTCGCCACGCGGAGCATCCGCATTGATGGCAAGGTCGTCAAGGCCCAGATTTGGGACACCGCCGGCCAAGAGAG ATATCGGGCAATTACGAGTGCTTATTATCGGGGAGCAGTAGGCGCACTTGTGGTCTATGACATAACTCGCAATGTGACATTTGAGAATGTGGAGAGATGGTTGAAGGAGCTCAGAGATCATACTGATACAAGCATTGTCATCATGCTTGTAGGAAATAAGGCAGATGTACGCCATCTCAGGGCTGCTACCACCGAGGACGCGACGGCTTTTGCTGAAAAGGAGAACACATTTTTCATGGAGACGTCTGCTCTGGAATCAACAAACGTGGAGGCGGCCTTCAATGAAGTGCTCACCCAAATATATCAGGTGGTCAGCAGGAAGGCACTCGAGGCCGGCAATGATTCAACAAGTTTGCCAAAGGGGCAGACGATCAACATGGGCAAGGATGACGTTTCTGCTATTAAGAAGGTTAGTTGCTGCTCAACTTAG
- the LOC135635239 gene encoding glucosidase 2 subunit beta-like isoform X1 — MERVSVGRISLMGARPDGCLLCFAVLALSSSVLLSASPLRGVSPQDEMYFAGPVIGCRDGSRTFTKDRLNDGFCDCPDGTDEPGALFLLLDLGTSACPESKFYCRNLGAKPEFVFSSRVNDYICDCCDGSDEYHSGVHCPNTCRKDQNVSEESTDDSTSETNNLDDTNEEDGKIRVDREDLIQKLRGLKVVLVIQVLSAMLIIVLCLYHRRSRFRRRRYHLK, encoded by the exons ATGGAGAGGGTTAGCGTCGGGCGGATCAGCTTAATGGGGGCGAGGCCGGACGGCTGCCTACTCTGCTTCGCCGTTCTCGCCCTATCCTCCTCCGTGCTGCTCTCTGCTTCCCCTCTTCGTGGCGTCTCCCCACAAG ATGAGATGTACTTTGCAGGGCCGGTGATCGGCTGCAGGGACGGCTCCAGAACTTTCACCAAGGACCGGCTGAACGACGGATTCTGCGATTGCCCTGACGGAACTGATGAACCCGGTGCCCTCTTTCTCCTCCTGGATTTGG GAACTTCTGCTTGCCCGGAAAGCAAATTCTACTGCAGAAATTTAGGAGCTAAACCTGAGTTCGTGTTTTCTTCTCGGGTGAATGATTATATCTGTG ACTGTTGTGATGGAAGTGACGAGTATCATAGTGGCGTTCACTGTCCAAACACATGCCGCAAGGATCAGAATGTTTCTGAAGAGAGTACTGATGATTCAACTTCAGAAACTAACAATTTGGATGACACTAATGAAGAAGATGGGAAAATTAGAGTTGATCGGGAGGATCTCATCCAGAAGTTACGAG GGTTGAAGGTGGTGTTGGTCATACAGGTACTGTCTGCGATGCTTATCATTGTTCTTTGCCTGTACCATCGACGCAGTAGATTTCGGAGAAGACGATATCATTTGAAGTAG
- the LOC135635239 gene encoding glucosidase 2 subunit beta-like isoform X2, with protein MERVSVGRISLMGARPDGCLLCFAVLALSSSVLLSASPLRGVSPQDEMYFAGPVIGCRDGSRTFTKDRLNDGFCDCPDGTDEPGTSACPESKFYCRNLGAKPEFVFSSRVNDYICDCCDGSDEYHSGVHCPNTCRKDQNVSEESTDDSTSETNNLDDTNEEDGKIRVDREDLIQKLRGLKVVLVIQVLSAMLIIVLCLYHRRSRFRRRRYHLK; from the exons ATGGAGAGGGTTAGCGTCGGGCGGATCAGCTTAATGGGGGCGAGGCCGGACGGCTGCCTACTCTGCTTCGCCGTTCTCGCCCTATCCTCCTCCGTGCTGCTCTCTGCTTCCCCTCTTCGTGGCGTCTCCCCACAAG ATGAGATGTACTTTGCAGGGCCGGTGATCGGCTGCAGGGACGGCTCCAGAACTTTCACCAAGGACCGGCTGAACGACGGATTCTGCGATTGCCCTGACGGAACTGATGAACCCG GAACTTCTGCTTGCCCGGAAAGCAAATTCTACTGCAGAAATTTAGGAGCTAAACCTGAGTTCGTGTTTTCTTCTCGGGTGAATGATTATATCTGTG ACTGTTGTGATGGAAGTGACGAGTATCATAGTGGCGTTCACTGTCCAAACACATGCCGCAAGGATCAGAATGTTTCTGAAGAGAGTACTGATGATTCAACTTCAGAAACTAACAATTTGGATGACACTAATGAAGAAGATGGGAAAATTAGAGTTGATCGGGAGGATCTCATCCAGAAGTTACGAG GGTTGAAGGTGGTGTTGGTCATACAGGTACTGTCTGCGATGCTTATCATTGTTCTTTGCCTGTACCATCGACGCAGTAGATTTCGGAGAAGACGATATCATTTGAAGTAG
- the LOC135634950 gene encoding pentatricopeptide repeat-containing protein At1g06270-like, whose amino-acid sequence MAHAKLAGLLRHLQRCRFCGSSFPDLIETPPKCSIRAAIESRDHRDIPHLLLASSSNPNPNPNPFSYLSLLPPTLAAATVADLLQSFAALRPRSLPYPAYAALLSFTLPNPIPSPAPSSVLFPAALAVLQSALRSGRPPTRETRHSLPLNWLALRRRCSVVAIISSMRPLGFRPTDLNTLNYLISSLCAAGETDEAAAVLREMPTAGIDPDSGSYCEVIEAIDGDAAEELLVEMVVRRGMLPRKGTVARVAAAMRAQGDARRGAELLRLLERAGCAVGFEAYEIVAEGCLKNGEVVAAARVLAEMVGRGFVPSIGVRLGVVEGLAAIGQGQLSVDVRRRLAGIRS is encoded by the coding sequence ATGGCCCATGCAAAGCTAGCTGGTTTGCTTCGTCATCTACAACGCTGCCGCTTCTGCGGCAGCTCCTTCCCCGACCTCATCGAAACACCTCCCAAGTGTTCCATCAGGGCTGCCATCGAGTCAAGAGACCACCGCGACATCCCTCACCTCCTCCTCGCCAGCTcgtccaaccctaaccctaaccctaaccccttCTCCTACCTCTCCCTCCTTCCCCCGACCCTCGCCGCCGCCACCGTTGCCGACCTCCTGCAATCCTTCGCTGCCCTCCGCCCCCGCTCCCTCCCTTACCCCGCCTACGCCGCTCTTCTCTCCTTCACGCTCCCCAACCCCATTCCTAGCCCTGCCCCCTCCTCCGTCCTCTTCCCCGCCGCCCTCGCCGTCCTCCAGTCGGCCCTTCGATCTGGCCGCCCCCCTACCCGGGAGACCCGCCACTCCCTCCCCCTCAACTGGCTCGCCCTTCGCCGCCGCTGCTCCGTCGTCGCGATTATATCCTCCATGCGCCCCCTCGGCTTCCGCCCAACCGACCTCAACACCCTCAACTACCTCATCTCCTCCCTCTGCGCCGCCGGTGAGACCGATGAGGCCGCCGCCGTCCTCAGGGAAATGCCCACTGCCGGGATCGACCCGGACAGCGGGAGCTACTGCGAAGTGATCGAGGCGATCGACGGAGATGCGGCGGAGGAGCTCCTGGTGGAGATGGTGGTGAGAAGGGGGATGCTGCCGAGGAAGGGGACGGTGGCCCGGGTGGCGGCGGCGATGAGGGCGCAGGGCGACGCCAGGCGGGGGGCAGAGCTGCTGAGGCTGTTGGAGAGGGCGGGTTGCGCTGTGGGATTCGAGGCGTACGAGATCGTGGCGGAGGGTTGTTTGAAGAACGGTGAAGTGGTGGCGGCGGCGCGGGTGCTGGCGGAGATGGTCGGGAGGGGTTTCGTACCTTCTATCGGGGTGCGGCTGGGGGTGGTGGAGGGGCTGGCAGCGATCGGGCAGGGCCAGCTCTCCGTCGACGTGAGGCGGAGGCTTGCGGGGATCCGGTCGTGA
- the LOC135634669 gene encoding WRKY transcription factor 71-like, producing MPGDHEEADHYHIPFHDELSSLFPQKPAGGDANDTGSLGFDQQAESPLVNFTDAFRGSNMDYGVIARALGLSCPAPSKFLRSSGTASRELMVDVGNGRKSLVPSLGCSLGATPVTPNSSISSSSTEAAGEEAAERCKKDEKKQGEEQKKQAKGDEEGGDKPKTLSTAKKKAEKRQREPAFAFVTKSEVDHLEDGYRWRKYGQKAVKNSPYPRSYYRCTTQKCPVKKRVERSYQDPKIVVTTYEGKHTHQSPAAVRGSTHLVAPPTTMPVSFYHDLMMHQVPQLSNTCQQGNTNPNMYLANLPPALQQHQFPEYGLLQDVLFSFDHGSQP from the exons ATGCCCGGAGATCATGAGGAAGCGGACCACTACCACATCCCGTTCCATGACGAGCTCTCGTCGCTCTTCCCCCAGAAGCCCGCAGGCGGCGACGCTAACGACACTGGTTCGCTTGGTTTCGACCAGCAAGCGGAATCGCCGCTGGTAAACTTCACCGACGCTTTCCGTGGCTCGAACATGGACTACGGTGTGATAGCTAGAGCTCTGGGTCTGTCGTGTCCGGCGCCGTCGAAGTTTCTCCGTTCCAGTGGGACGGCGTCTCGTGAACTCATGGTGGATGTTGGCAATGGTAGGAAGAGCTTGGTACCTTCGTTGGGTTGCAGTTTAGGCGCGACTCCGGTGACGCCTAACTCTTCGATTTCCTCATCGTCCACTGAAGCCGCCGGCGAAGAAGCTGCAGAACGGTGCAAGAAGGATGAGAAGAAGCAGGGGGAGGAGCAGAAGAAACAGGCCAAGGGAGACGAGGAAGGAGGTGATAAGCCGAAGACACT GAGCACAGCCAAGAAGAAAGCCGAGAAACGGCAAAGGGAGCCTGCCTTCGCTTTCGTGACCAAAAGCGAGGTTGATCATTTGGAAGACGGCTATCGCTGGAGAAAGTATGGCCAGAAAGCAGTCAAGAACAGCCCATATCCAAG GAGCTACTATCGCTGCACGACTCAGAAGTGCCCGGTGAAGAAGAGGGTGGAGAGATCTTACCAAGACCCAAAGATCGTGGTGACCACTTACGAAGGGAAACATACTCATCAGAGCCCCGCAGCAGTGCGAGGGAGCACACACCTAGTGGCACCtccgacgacgatgccggtgagcTTCTACCATGACCTTATGATGCATCAAGTGCCCCAACTGAGCAATACTTGCCAGCAAGGGAACACAAACCCTAACATGTATCTGGCAAACCTACCGCCTGCTCTGCAGCAGCACCAATTCCCTGAATATGGCCTCCTGCAAGACGTACTATTCTCTTTTGATCACGGCAGCCAGCCATGA